The proteins below are encoded in one region of Brassica napus cultivar Da-Ae chromosome A6, Da-Ae, whole genome shotgun sequence:
- the LOC106346844 gene encoding uncharacterized protein LOC106346844: MFSFTSFVFLSGFFLGIVAVLGAEAAGLMYLLNRLNRKSETRVDSKPGSDQSTKEISNSRESNKQGTIWVLELDEGLKNLWKEKLPTEHKRKRAFLEIHPIRKFARIKDHKLILSESDGTMTTVSLKCCSVEAVSGSDLPTRKWAKRFPIKVESKSSSDVYKGNKVFYIYLETSWEKESWCKALRLAASENPERFVWYSTKLQQDFRSYVTSLNAAYPSFMKPSLGFSFETLDKGNRTDGSSSKVRLFLRRFSRKRSNREDSRTSVRSYQDSQNGRSVTGKNMGDDVRDEADPPVFSRSVSHTSHFSGVSDGDSEEKFDMDEGTLAWNLLISRLFFDLIRKTGVKDSMQARIQRMLSNMRTPSYIGELICSDVDLGNLPPHIHGTRVLPMEMNGVWAFEVNIEYSGEAVIDVETRVNIREVDLQKGINDTRLQPSSAGEVSSNGVKDFDKQLVVIPVDAAEVKNDESNGSKGTKASPNGVSRWKSILKNIAEQVSQVPISLSIRVSSLRGTLRVHMKPPPSDQLWFGFTSMPDIQFDLASSVGDHKITNSHVAMFLINRFKTAIREAVVLPNCESLTIPWMIAEKDDWVQRKAAPFMWLNQESDHQATEGRSKSDKPPTSSSCVQSEQMQETANATQKPVISEAETLSSSSCAQSEQVHEAANAVQKANTEAEVMSTAVSSSSRPETVESDRSLEELKTPLLLPSSSEKQETNSRGSTFVQSPSWSVVSSEDDDSRGKKLGRRARMLSLGKKMGEKLDEKRRHMEEKSRQIVDKMRGPS; encoded by the exons ATGTTTTCCTTCACGAGTTTCGTGTTCCTCTCCGGGTTCTTCCTGGGAATTGTCGCCGTCTTGGGGGCTGAAGCTGCTGGTTTGATGTATCTTCTGAACCGATTGAACCGGAAGAGCGAAACTCGGGTTGACTCAAAACCCGGTTCCGATCAATCTACCAAGGAGATCAGCAATTCTCGAGAATCCAACAAACAG GGAACGATCTGGGTTTTGGAGTTGGATGAAGGTTTAAAGAACTTGTGGAAGGAGAAGTTACCAACAGAGCACAAGAGGAAGAGAGCTTTCTTGGAGATTCATCCAATTCGCAAATTCGCTCGGATCAAAGATCACAAACTCATCTTGTCCGAGTCTGATGGCACTATGACTACTGTTTCTTTAAAATGCTGCTCTGTTGAGGCTGTTTCAGGCTCTGATCTCCCTACAAGAAAATG GGCCAAACGGTTTCCTATAAAAGTTGAAAGCAAGAGTTCTTCAGACGTATACAAAGGAAACAAGGTGTTTTACATCTATCTAGAGACGTCATGGGAGAAGGAATCATGGTGTAAAGCTCTCCGTCTTGCTGCTAGCGAGAATCCGGAAAGGTTTGTTTGGTACTCCACCAAGTTGCAACAAGACTTCCGTAGTTACGTCACGTCTCTCAACGCTGCGTATCCTTCTTTCATGAAACCATCTCTTGGTTTTAGTTTTGAGACGCTTGACAAAGGGAACAGAACGGACGGCTCTTCCTCAAAAGTTCGTTTGTTCTTGAGGAGGTTTTCAAGAAAGAGGTCAAATCGTGAAGACAGCAGAACCTCTGTGCGTTCTTACCAAGATTCACAAAATGGGAGGAGTGTTACAGGGAAGAACATGGGAGATGATGTCAGAGATGAAGCTGATCCGCCTGTCTTTTCACGTTCTGTGAGCCATACAAGTCATTTCTCTGGGGTTTCGGATGGAGACTCTGAAGAGAAGTTTGACATGGATGAAGGAACATTGGCGTGGAACTTGCTTATCTCCAGGCTTTTCTTCGATCTCATACGGAAAACAGGAGTGAAGGACTCAATGCAAGCACGAATCCAG AGAATGTTATCCAACATGAGGACTCCAAGTTACATAGGAGAACTAATCTGCTCCGATGTTGACCTTGGTAATCTCCCACCGCATATACATGGTACTCGTGTGCTTCCGATGGAGATGAATGGTGTGTGGGCGTTCGAGGTAAATATTGAATACTCTGGTGAAGCGGTAATTGACGTTGAAACAAGGGTTAATATCCGTGAGGTGGATCTTCAAAAAGGCATAAACGACACAAGGCTACAGCCAAGTTCTGCTGGGGAAGTCTCCTCAAACGGTGTTAAAGATTTTGACAAGCAATTAGTAGTCATCCCTGTTGATGCAGCagaagtgaaaaatg ATGAATCCAATGGCTCAAAAGGAACCAAGGCATCTCCAAATGGTGTATCTAGGTGGAAGTCTATTCTTAAAAATATTGCTGAACAAGTTTCCCAG GTGCCAATCTCATTGTCAATACGAGTTTCTTCTCTTCGTGGGACACTGCGTGTACACATGAAGCCGCCTCCTTCTGATCAACTATGGTTTGGATTCACGAGCATGCCTGATATACAATTCGATCTCGCATCTTCTGTTGGGGATCACAAAATCACCAACAGCCATGTTGCTATGTTCTTGATCAACCGGTTTAAG ACGGCAATAAGAGAAGCAGTGGTTCTTCCAAACTGTGAAAGCCTAACGATTCCTTGGATGATTGCTGAAAAAGACGATTGGGTTCAACGCAAAGCCGCTCCATTCATGTGGCTGAATCAAGAAAGCGATCACCAGGCAACAGAGGGGAGGTCTAAATCTGACAAGCCGCCTACCTCTTCCTCTTGTGTTCAGTCTGAGCAAATGCAGGAAACTGCAAACGCCACCCAGAAGCCGGTTATTTCTGAAGCAGAGACTCTGTCTTCTTCCTCCTGTGCTCAGTCTGAGCAAGTGCATGAAGCTGCCAATGCCGTCCAGAAAGCGAATACAGAAGCAGAGGTTATGTCTACCGCAGTGTCAAGTTCCTCCAGACCTGAAACAGTAGAGAGTGACAGATCTCTGGAAGAACTGAAAACCCCATTGCTGCTACCCAGCAGCAGCGAAAAGCAGGAGACGAACTCAAGAGGCAGCACTTTTGTTCAGTCACCATCTTGGTCGGTAGTTTCAAGCGAAGACGATGATTCAAGGGGAAAGAAACTGGGAAGGAGAGCAAGGATGCTGAGTCTTGGGAAGAAAATGGGGGAGAAGTTGGATGAGAAGAGGCGTCACATGGAGGAGAAGAGTAGACAGATAGTTGACAAGATGAGAGGACCTTCTTAA
- the LOC106346847 gene encoding transcription factor GTE5, chloroplastic-like has translation MSSGGGASKTTKHRRAKPMVVPQHARSAALLSPSNPFASEEEEDHHPPMLKVSLSSISKLEVRSLKRRLTSELDEVRSLIARFDPQGGNFTTGKGGNKKVKTGNGVKKGDKGTVQIFKKCLNLLTKLMKHKDGWVFNVPVDAKGFGLHDYHTIVKEPMDLGTVKAKLGEGLYESPLDFAEDVRLTFNNAILYNPVGHEVHSMAKFLLSMFEEKWAPIELQYHSLHREMKPVRDVVLPRPAPVVEPLPAPTPSPSPPLPTLPPAVLEDRTLEIAESMTTPLEPETVTTTALEKPGGDEEAPVDIRDLTMDEKQRLSEELQDLPYDKLETVVQIVKKSNPELSQQDDEIELDIDSLDIQTLWELYSFVTGYKENLSNKKEEDQGFGSERDAESAHNIIQEPATGTERSRVTESGKAIRMSSSPVRQENKAGGSSSSNSSSSDSGSSSSDSDSDSSSGRGSDTGN, from the exons ATGTCTTCAGGAGGTGGAGCTTCGAAGACGACGAAGCACAGGCGGGCCAAGCCAATGGTGGTTCCTCAACACGCGCGATCGGCTGCTCTCCTCTCTCCGTCAAACCCGTTCGCgtcggaggaagaagaagatcatcATCCTCCCATGTTGAAGGTCAGCTTGAGCTCAATTTCGAAGCTTGAAGTCAGGAGCTTGAAGCGGAGACTAACGTCTGAGCTTGACGAAGTTCGGAGCTTGATCGCACGGTTCGATCCCCAAGGCGGAAACTTTACAACAGGGAAAGGTGGAAACAAGAAGGTGAAAACTGGGAATGGAGTTAAGAAAGGTGATAAAGGTACGGTTCAGATTTTCAAGAAATGTCTCAATTTGCTGACGAAATTGATGAAGCATAAGGATGGATGGGTGTTCAATGTGCCCGTTGATGCTAAAGGGTTTGGTTTGCATGATTACCACACCATTGTTAAGGAGCCTATGGATTTGGGTACTGTGAAGGCTAAGTTAGGGGAAGGTTTGTATGAGTCGCCGTTGGATTTTGCTGAAGATGTTAGACTTACTTTTAACAATGCGATTTTGTATAATCCTGTTGGGCATGAGGTGCATAGTATGGCTAAGTTTCTGTTGAGCATGTTTGAGGAGAAGTGGGCTCCTATTGAACTGCAGTATCATAGTCTTCACAGGGAGATGAAACCGGTTCGTGATGTTGTGTTGCCTCGTCCTGCTCCTGTTGTTGAGCCTTTACCAGCTCCTACACCTTCCCCGTCTCCTCCTCTTCCTACTCTTCCGCCTGCGGTGCTTGAGGATAGGACTTTGGAGATTGCTGAATCTATGACGACACCGTTGGAACCGGAAACTGTCACTACTACTGCCCTCGAGAAGCCTGGAGGAGATGAGGAGGCGCCTGTTGATATTAGGGACCTGACGATGGATGAGAAACAGAGACTCAGTGAAGAGCTTCAGGACTTGCCTTATGATAAACTAGAGACAGTTGTTCAGATTGTAAAGAAGAGTAATCCGGAACTCTCTCAACAGGATGATGAGATTGAGCTGGATATTGACAGTCTTGACATCCAAACGCTTTGGGAGCTTTATAGTTTTGTGACTGGGTATAAGGAGAACTTGAGCAATAAAAAGGAGGAGGATCAGGGTTTTGGTTCAGAAAGAGATGCTGAATCTGCTCACAACATTATCCAAGAACCG GCAACTGGCACCGAAAGATCGAGAGTTACTGAATCAG GGAAAGCTATTCGCATGTCTTCTTCTCCTGTTCGGCAAGAAAACAAGGCAGGTGGATCAAGTAGTTCTAACAGTTCCAGCAGTGACTCGGGATCTAGCTCTAGTG ATTCTGACAGTGACAGCTCCTCTGGACGTGGATCAGATACTGGTAATTAG
- the LOC106346842 gene encoding uncharacterized protein LOC106346842, giving the protein MWWWSSSSTKVRSNLERFLRGITPKPPSSSMSKSCENDLNSLWTQHSKDETEYFRLSELWDCFDELSAYGLGSKVELNNGESVTQYYVPYLSAIQLYTSKSPAFSRNQSDVVDFESECWSDDSEIEKLSRSTSSGSSKIWDSVSDDSACDTPSMRDKLGSIEFQYFESAKPHLRVPLTTKVTELAEKYPRLLTLRSVDLSPASWMAIAWYPIYHIPYGKTDKDLSTCFLSYHTLSSALQGTLVEGEDENNKTMEEETLWCDDEPVVTKRFPLAPFGLVTYKMQGGLWGKRESGDQERLVYLGRAAESWLKQLNVHDHHDYSFFSVNKSL; this is encoded by the exons ATGTGGTGGTGGTCATCATCATCGACGAAAGTACGATCAAATCTAGAGAGGTTTCTTAGAGGAATCACTCCAAAGcctccttcttcttctatgTCAAAG AGCTGCGAGAATGACTTGAACAGTTTATGGACTCAACATAGCAAAgatgagactgaatatttcagGCTCAGTGAACTTTGGGACTGTTTTGATGAGCTAAGCGCGTATGGACTTGGATCAAAGGTTGAGTTAAACAATGGTGAATCCGTTACGCAGTACTATGTTCCATATCTATCAGCCATTCAACTCTATACTAGCAAATCTCCAGCCTTTTCCAG GAACCAGAGTGATGTGGTTGATTTTGAGAGTGAATGCTGGAGTGATGATAGTGAGATCGAGAAGTTATCAAGGTCAACGAGTAGTGGTTCTAGCAAGATATGGGATTCTGTTTCGGATGACTCGGCTTGTGACACTCCTTCAATGCGAGATAAGCTCGGTTCCATTGAGTTTCAGTACTTTGAGTCAGCTAAACCGCACTTGCGAGTTCCTCTTACCACCAAG GTTACTGAATTGGCTGAGAAGTATCCGAGACTTTTGACGCTAAGGAGTGTTGATTTGTCTCCAGCGAGCTGGATGGCCATTGCTTG GTATCCGATATACCATATTCCATATGGGAAGACAGATAAAGACTTATCAACGTGTTTCTTGAGTTATCATACGTTATCTTCGGCCTTGCAAG GTACTTTGGTAGAGGGAGAGGATGAGAACAACAAAACCATGGAAGAAGAAACATTGTGGTGTGATGATGAGCCAGTGGTGACCAAGAGATTCCCTTTGGCTCCTTTTGGTTTAGTTACGTACAAAATGCAAGGAGGTTTGTGGGGGAAACGAGAATCTGGTGATCAAGAGCGGTTAGTTTATCTTGGAAGAGCAGCGGAGTCATGGCTGAAACAGCTAAATGTTCATGATCACCATGACTACAGCTTTTTCTCTGTGAACAAGAGCTTGTAG
- the LOC106346843 gene encoding probable aquaporin TIP3-2, giving the protein MATYARRTYGFGRTDEATHPDSIRATLAEFLSTFVFVFAGEGSILSLDTLYWDTAAHTGIDTPGGLLLVALAHALALFAAVSAAINVSGGHVNPAVTFAALVGGRLSVIRAIYYWVAQLLGAILACLLLRLSTNGKRPIGFHVASGVSELHGLLMEIILTFALVYVFYSTVIDPKRGSIGIIAPLAIGLIVGANMLVGGPFDGASMNPARAFGPSLVGWRWDNHWIYWVGPFIGGALAALIYEYMIIPNVNEPPRHSVHQPLAPEDY; this is encoded by the exons ATGGCAACATATGCTAGAAGAACGTACGGATTCGGGAGAACTGATGAGGCGACTCACCCGGACTCCATCAGAGCCACTTTGGCCGAGTTTCTGTCCACTTTCGTCTTTGTATTTGCCGGAGAAGGGTCCATCCTCTCTCTAG ACACGTTGTATTGGGACACTGCGGCTCACACGGGGATAGACACGCCGGGAGGGCTACTTTTAGTGGCGTTAGCTCATGCATTAGCCCTGTTTGCGGCAGTTTCTGCGGCCATCAATGTCTCCGGTGGTCACGTGAACCCTGCGGTTACTTTTGCTGCTCTAGTTGGAGGCAGGCTCTCGGTAATCCGAGCTATATACTATTGGGTTGCTCAGCTTCTTGGTGCTATCCTCGCTTGTCTCTTGTTGAGGCTTTCCACTAATGGCAAG AGACCAATAGGTTTCCACGTAGCGTCTGGAGTCAGTGAGCTTCATGGGCTATTGATGGAGATCATACTTACATTTGCATTGGTTTATGTCTTCTACTCAACTGTAATCGATCCCAAGAGAGGGAGTATTGGGATCATAGCCCCCCTAGCCATCGGACTCATAGTTGGGGCAAACATGTTAGTAGGAGGACCATTCGACGGAGCATCAATGAATCCGGCTAGAGCGTTTGGTCCATCATTAGTGGGATGGAGATGGGATAACCATTGGATATATTGGGTTGGGCCCTTCATTGGAGGTGCACTCGCTGCACTTATATACGAGTACATGATCATCCCCAACGTGAATGAACCTCCTCGCCACAGTGTCCACCAACCATTAGCCCCAGAAGATTACTAG